TCCCAAATATGACATGAGGCTAATTCACCTATTAACTATTgcgtaacaacacatttgatttgtttgatttttttttttttttagaggtcGCACTGCGCATGTCCTGAACATGAAAGCCCGCCATAGGGCCGCTAGAGGTCGCACTGGTCGCACTGCGCATGTCCTGAACACAGAGACAATAATGTCAGCAGAAGAAGAATCGTGTGTTGGTTtgacaaataacacaaacaaccatgtctataatatatattcttccgtctctatttcttgtacatttgttcatatgctgaTTCTGTGCACTATTTGCTTACTCTACTTTCAATCATTTTACTagatattacttttattttattttattttattttaacatcgtTTACTTGTAATTCTTCAGtgttttatatacatataaactgTGAGCTATTGTGACAAAGCAATTTCCCGTGTGGATCTGTTAACtactttaattaaataaaaaatattacatcaCATTATAAAATTAAACctgtttttttatgaaatacGTTTGTTTTAGGTTTGACCATACAGCTGGATGTATTCATACCAAactataatattaatatattaatttagACTACAAActagaaaatatataattatatacagtatatatataatgaaatcaAATCTTGGTCCTGACTTTAGTTCTAGTcctagtcctggttctggttctggctctaATTCTCTAATAATGGAgttaaatctgttttatatGAAATACATGACATGAAACGTTATATTTTGCTGGATGGATTTATACCAAACTACAATATAACCCGATACGTTGtagtaataaaaaatgttttaattcttGTTGTTGAAATGAACGTATTAATTTAAAGCATGAAATGAAGCCctggtttgggtttttttcttttttaactgagtcttatttttaaatgagtgAAATGTGCTGATACTGACGAGACAAAATAAGTTGAGATGAACTAATAAGAAGCAAATTCAATgtcgagaaaaaaaagtcacatttaaaacccagaaattaaataagatgaattattattatagttttattattgttattatttaaacaaacaaaagcttatTGTAATGTAACAAACAGTGAGGGCCTgagccagcagggggcgccacATCTCCACAATATACAATATTGTATTAGAAACTACAGTAGAAGTGGACTGACtctggttctagttctagttctggttctggctctgatCCTGATATTGGTCCTGGTCTGTAGAGGGGATCTggccctggttctggtcctggttctgccTCCAGTGTTGGTCCTGACCCTGGTTGTAGTCCTGGTCTGTAAATGTGACCCGGTGACCTAACTCCCCCACAGGATGTAAACCTACACCCATAAACACCAGCCAGACCAGTCTGACTGGGTGCGCTTCTTTAAGATCACCAGACCCGCTCCCCGCCCTGGGTGGGGGGAGGTGCGGGTCTGGTGAATGAAGCGTCCCGTGTCCCGTCTGcacatgttgttgttgccgAACCAGAGAGGGTCTGGCGGGGTCAGAAGGGGGGCCCTGAGGACCTGGTTAATGATTGAGGGTCAGCTGGTCACTTATTGACCGGAGCacctcttcttctactgctaCTGGTCTCAGCTGGACTCAGGTCTAGAGAGAGACGAGGACCTGGAGCTCTGCAGCTACAACTTCAGCGGGAGGCACTCATTACCTGGGACCAGGATCCGGATCGAGACCGGGACCAGAGACCGGCTCGGGTCGGTCTGCGGCTGCAGGGATGGCTGCGGGGAAGCGGCAGGGTgcgggtccgggtccgggtccgggtcctcCGGACGGCGGCTGGGGCTGGGTGATCGTGGGCTGCTGCTTCATGGTGACGGTGTGCACGCGCGCAGTGACCAGgtaacacgcacgcacacacatacatatagaaaatagaataacataacataaaatagCACACACACCTGTTGATAgacacgcgtgtgtgtgtgtgtgtgtgtgtgtgtgtgtgtgtgtgataaacaTATAAGTTGCATCATGAGGCCAAAAGCAGCTTCAGGTAGAACACACTGAACAGGTGAGTGTCTCTTTGTCCACCCGTGGGTCCAAGCTGTTGTGAAATAGTTCCCAATAACTGTTAGGACCATGTGTGTGACTCTGGGTTAGAGGTCGGGTGTGAAAACCATCCACAAAATAACACTTCAAATAGGTTACGCTTCTAATTTAGGATTTGTACGTGTAAAAAAATGAGTCTTCTTCAGTCATTTTTCGTAATAgttgtggatgtatgtgcagcattggttgatgttttcattaaatgcagcaaacagaggtgatttattctgactcgaggcagaacatgactgtgatggtGATTTGGTTCTTATCGGAGACAATAGAGGCGACTGTGTCGTTTGAGAGGTTAGAGGTTTGaaaccaacaggtagaaaagctcCATATAAAAGCAAGgtcatttaccatttaccatcaCCAAGAGATGCTAAAACGACTAGAGCAACGATCGAAAGTAAAACAAGTAGAGCAATGAGATAAAGTCAAACAACTAGAGTAACCAAAGAAagtaaaacaactaaaacatcTGGAGCAACAATAGAAACTAAAACCATACAAAAAGCTACTACCCAAACTTAAACAACTACATCAACCACATAAATTAAAACAGTGAGCAACTAGAGCAACTACAGCAACGTGTGGGCTTtacctccaaaataaaaacagcagaaaaatgaaagaaaacgtACTATTTTCACAGTAAATGAcaagaaggttttttttttttcaacagtaaaagaaacaaatgaatgtctGATTTGTGAAGCTACTGTGGCAACGTGGAAAAATGTGGAGAGACACCTGAGTTTAGTACGTGTTCAGGCCTGTAcgtacactgtgtgtgtgtgttttttgttttaaatattactGGTAGTTAATGAAAACCTCAAAGAgtcgagagagagaggagtcagGGATGGGATGGCTCTAATCTTTAGTTTCAAACATGTATAAAGCAACACAGGAATGGACCCAGTGAACatgagcaacacaaaataaaaaataaaataaatattccatATTCTACATGCCtgaaaaggagagggagggagtatagttgtgtgtccatgtaaatcattgtttctttattttgagGATTTATTTGCACTAATGTGAGAGGATTCATTATTACTATTAGAGGTGAACTGTATGACTGCGTTATTCAGGAGGTTTGTATCAAACAGGTAGACGCTCGTATTACTCTGTACCCTTAAAGTAGCTCTCAGTTTCTAAAAGGTTGGCAACCCCAAGAACTAGAGCAACTAGAGCAACTAGAGCAACTAGAGCAGCaaccagcagctgcagctcagtctATGAATAGttaaagttgtttgtttttttttccatgaagcAGCTTGTTTTACTGATGTGAAGACAAGATGAGCGTCTGTTCCTGTCAACGCCTCTCAGAAACGCACCATGActcacacactgtaacacacacattaacacactctgtcacacaacaacataaaacaacatacCAACATTTAATGATTGGCATCAAGACAACGTCTTGTCGAAACATGCACCAGAAATGTCCTCACAAGCTAAATTAATACTCAGCCtgacacacgcaaacacacacaaggttgTCTTACAGCTGATAGTAAACAACTTGTTGACAGATTCTTTAGTTGCTCACAGGAAGCGTCTGACTTCTGATTTCAGCCTCTGCAAATATTAACTGAAAGGACATGAAACATAGATAAAGAGGATAATAACCCGACCCAGACGAACAGAGGACctgctgattggctggagtTTAACGGTGTCCCCAGTTGTCCATATTAAACACTAATCTGtggctagttagcttagcataaatactaAAACAACTAGAGCAACTATAAACTATAAAAGGAATAATAACCAGACCCAGACAGAGGACTTAATCATTGGATGGAGGTTAACGGCGTCCCCCAGATGTCCATGTTAAACACTAACCCGtggctagttagcttagcatagataCTGTAAACTGCATTATTTGTCCAACCTGtaacatttattaactttaCTGAGACGAGGACTCGTTTGTGGTTGATTTGTGTTAATCAGTGATGGCGGGTTGGTTTTGTTACTTGTGGACaagcaagattttttttttttttacttatgctaagctaacctccAGCTCTTCTGACCACAAGACAAGAGTGAGAATAaatgattcaagattcaagatcactttgtTGATcccacagggaaattattttgtcgtaaaataagaaaaaatgtaaatgttggaCGGATTCAcagataaaacataaaacaggacAGACTGATGATCTTTCTGTACGGTGGCCTCTTCAGGACATTTGTCCAGTCTGCAGTAAAGGGACATTTCATCCAAACTGTAAACCCGTTGACCTCCACTGTGTTCCAGCTGAAACATTAAGAGACGCTTTGAAGGCCTCGCTGAGACTCTGACACCTGAACAAACACCAGGTCCTGTCTCTGACTCCACATCAGGGGCTGCGAAGGCCACACGGTGCATTCAGGGTCCCCGCTAGGACACTGTGTCCTCATGTAACACGTTTTCAGGTTCGTCTCTTCAGGTGGTTTCACAAATCGTTATTTCATCAGTTGATAACGTCACAAGCTGAAATTAGAGCAACCACAGAAACTAGAGCAACTAAAACAACTACAGGAATTATAGAAACTACCGGAACCAAAGCAACCAGAGCAACTATAAAAACTAgagccccccaccccacctccgCCCCCAACTACATCTAGACGTCAATGTAAGTTTCTGATGATTTGTACCCacagtttctatttaaacctagAAACTAGAGCAACTGCAGAAACTAAAGTAACTGGAGCAACTGTAGAAACTACAGAAACTAAAACAAGTATAGATATTAGAGCAACTATTGAAACTATAGAATCTACAGAGACTAAAGCAACTAGAGCAACTATTGAAACTAGTGCAACTGCAGAAACTAAAGCTGGTGAAACCACAGTAACAAAATCAGCTGGAACAACTGCACAAACTAGAGCAGCCAGGTACAGAAACTAAAACATCTCGAGCAGCTACGGAATCAGTTTAATCCTGTCCTGACTTTGTTTCCACTCGTCAgtcctgttttcagtttgaaaccCAATCCTGATCCGAACACAATCGCCATTTTAAGACGAGGAACAAAAGAAGCTTCCCAaattaaaatggattaaaatGGAGGCAACGTTGTTGAGCTTCAAATAAAGGAAGAGCTAGATCAGAAGTCTAGAGACCAGATCTAGAGACCAGGACTCTAGAGCGACGATAGAAACTGAAacaactaaatataaaaaaaactagagCAACCGCAGAAACTAAAGCAGCTAGGGCAATGTTAGGCTAATGCTAATACCGAGCCTACCAGGCTGATATCGCGTTTTAGTCCCGCCTACTGCTCCGATTGGACAGATTTTCTGATGGAGAAGATGCTGGTTGATGAGATCCCAGGcctggactctaacctggactctaGGGACCAGGTCAGATCAGGATGTTAATAAAAAGGTCCGGCCACATTCCTGCAGTAacatctcattttgtttttgcatttgaaaagtGTGAGCTAAAGGTTTGAATTTCTTTGGTTGCATAGATCAGGTCTAGACTCTGCAGTTGTAGCTTTAGCCCCGTTCACACTGGACCAGTTTAGTCTGGGACCTCTGGTAATCTGTTATAATGttggtcgtctgtgatcttaatcctgtgtgaatcatCCATCTTCTTGTAGTTTGTGAAGTAATAATTACACCACAAATGACCTGAACCCTGTTTCTGGTACCACAGAGGTCCTGAGATAAAACTGATCCAGAGAGAATCAGACTCTCTGGGAttagttttttactttttctagacttttttcttcagaatcatgaaggatgtttaataaatcaaagtgtggacagatgttagggagcaaaTGGAGACGTCTCTGACCCATTCACACATTTAGACCtgggatgaaaccattaaatccaccattaatgtgttcatctgcttTAAAATACTGACAGTTCTTCCATTGTTTCTTCCTGGGAATTTATTCTCCATTAAAATTTGCAAAGTAACTGTAAAGTTGTCAGAAAGTGTAAATTATCTCCTGacctgcagcagaaacacaaaatacGAGACGAACCacaggaccaggtcccaggtaaaactaacaCAAATAGAGCGTTAATCTGGTTTCCcggcagaaacacaaactgctgttttcctgtgacctttgacccatGTTTCCTGAggtttagaaacagaaaacacgTGTTGGGGGGTTTCGGCTTCGACTCTTGGATGCTCCCAGTCAGACAAGTTACGTAACATTTGTGTCTTGCAGCCTGAAGTCCACCACGAAACATTCTTTCTGCACATGTGATGGTTATACAACTTCTACCTGACCCTGCGCTGACCTGCCCTGCAGCGCTGCCAGCAGATATGATCATTAATCAATAATCTGGTTCACTCTGGCGCctcattcatttccagtgagAGGTTTCCATATCCGGGCATTTAGCAGCGGCCATGTTAACGTTACTATGGTTACAGCTGCAGGTTATTGTAGATTGATGGGAGATTAGTCCACTGGTCCACTGGTGCTCTAGTTTGACATGCACACTAAATGTGGACGTAGTTGTCCTCCAAAGACCTTTGGACCCGTCCCTTGTCGTTAAGGTGTAAGTGGAAACCTGAAAACCTGGTTCTACTGTGCTGAGACATAAGTTTGTGAAGgagaaacatatttttcttctggttcttctagttcttcttcttctggttcatcatcttcatcaggcTCTTCTTCATCATCCGTGTGCCATGGAGTTGAATTGATTTACCactaaatggctctgattggttgaaggaaCCTCTCGTATGAGTCCAGTGCCTGCACATTAGAAACCACCCAACAACAACCATCTGGCAACTGAAACATGTAGTGAAGAGGTTGTTTGTTCTTCGGGgctgcagggggcgctgctcAATAACCTACCGGTGTCGGTCGGGTGGGAGGGAGCTGGTGATTTTAAAGTTATCcatattaaactgaaaaaaaagaaacaaaaaaggaaacccAACAAGTCTTCCTAGtgtcagattttgtttttggataatCGACAACCTGGAGCTTGTTtgcttttagtttgaaaaaGTCTAATAAGAGCTTTAAAAAAGAAGTTTAATAGatgaaatgttgtttatttaaacaaaaaggaGTTTGCGGCGTCCCAATGCATTTTTTCACTTCCGATACGAATCGTACAtacttttattacttattttgtgTCGTGAAACAATGCTACTTTGTTAGAACCTCAGCTGTTGTTGTGATCGTGTTCTGCTGGTAGAAGTGCTGAAATATAATCCGATACATGTTTTTCTGCTGATATCGATAACAGAAATACTGTAGTAACTCTAATAATTGACGCTCCTCTGTGTCTACAGGTGCATCTCCATCTTCTTCGTGGAATTTCAGACTCACTTTGAGGCCGACTACGCGGCGACGGCGTGGATCCACAGCCTGGTGGACTGCACCACGATGCTCTGTGGTCAGGGCCCTCGCTCCACATTCACAGCGGTTTCCAGAGCGCTTCACGTCCAACCAGctgaacatgtgtttgtgtttgtgcagctccGGTCGGCAGCCTGGTGGGGAACCGCTGGTCGTGCAGGGTTGCCGTGATGCTGGGGGGACTCTTGTCCTCGTGCGGCCTCCTCATCAGCTCCTTCGCCACCAGCCTGGAGATGCTCTACATCAGCATGGGCGGACTCACAGGTTGTAACCCCGAGGCGTCTTTACAGTTTCACAAGAATAATAATGTTCCCTgttgctttagtgcaaagaagaacatcatGGAAGTGTTTTCATATTACAAAACATGGAATGAACagctggacatttctaaagttAAACTTTCGCGTGAAACCGAGGAATAAGACTTACTTTAACTGGAAAACATTACACTTAATGTCTTCATCTGTGGGTCCGATTAGACCGTCTGAAGGACACCTGGTTATAGGAcataaaaagacttttttacttttctgaaatatattttttaatgttcctgagttaaatccagatgaatgaatgtctcatatctggttcctggtccttaaactaatgtaaacatgtatttagagcagtagaacatcatcaacatcatcacattagaaacattatgacacttgttcttcttcatggttcctaataaaccagttcagagggggaccttgtagaccacattagaccctgattagacctgacgatgtttcctggatcttctctgattggctcaatgaaaaccacatgacaataaacctcactgataGATAAAGTTACCACACATGGTTCCTGGTCTATGGAGGATTAACTCGTCTCCAAATAAAGACATGACAACATGTAACACAAACAAGTGCAATAATTGAATAAGTGGGTCATTAcgtcatttcagtgttttatattttgtacctattttttgacatttgctttatccttttatttgtttatagtTATTCCAGTACTACCTCTTTATGTCTAATTGTCTCTAATTGTCCTGACTGGTTGATCGTCCCTGGTCCTGGCAGGTCTTGGCTTCGCCCTCTGCTACACCCCGGCCATCGCTCTGGTCGGATGCTACTTCCGCCGCAGGAAGGCGTTGGCGTACGGCATCGCCATGTCGGGCAGCGGCATCGGGACCTTCGTGTTGGCTCCGGCCGTGACGCTGCTCATCGAGCGCTACTCGTGGAGGGGGGCGCTGCTCGTCCTCAGCGCCTTCGTAGCCAACCTGTGCGTCTGTGGCGCCCTGCTCCGACCAATCACCTcgcaggaggacgaggaggaggaggacgaggaggacgaaggGAGCAAGGAGGAGAAGCAGCCCTGTACGTAGGGAACGTTAAACATCCAGTATCACCCCATCTGATCCTTAATGTCCCCGAGTCGTCCCCTGTAGGGACGTCCCTCTCCGTAAAAACCACCCAACAACTTTCTTTCTAACTCCTTAAATTCCATCTGTTCCTCTCTAGGTGACGTCTCATCTCAGGACACCGAACTCGCCTTAAAACTGTCCAAAGAGTCCAAAGAGTCCGAAGAGTCCAAAGATGGCCTCTTGTCATCTGCAAAGTCTTCGTTGCCTCTGGTGTCCCAGGTGGTTCCAGGAAAGGCCGACGGCGTcctgaggaggtggagcttcaGCTCCTGCTTCCTGTCCAGCAGGGAGTACCGCTTCCTGCTGATGCCGGACTTCCTGGGTCTGGCCGTGTCCTTCCTGTTCCTGGCCAGCGGCTGCAGTCTTCCCTTCGTCTACCTGGTGCCGTACGCTCTGAGCGTCGGCGTCCACCACCAGCAGGCCGCCTTCCTCATGTCCATCCTGGGCGTCATCGACATCGTGGGGAACATCACCTTCGGATGGTTGACCGACAGAAGGTAGCTTCAGTCCAGGCTGGACCTAAAATAATAAGACATGAGCTGTAAAGTCAAAGCTCGTACATGCAGGAATGTACAGGACGTTACAGTACAGGTGGTACTTGAGTCCATCATTTGTGGCAGGTTTAGTTTTAACTGCGTCCCGAGGGTTGGAACCAAACATGGAGAAGCGGTTTGTAGTTTTTGTGCATGGCCACATACCTGGAACAAACCCCCAAAAAACTACAGATCTCAGACAgaaagcttttatttgctttgtgttgCTTCCTTCTTTTaatatcatcttgtttttatcttgcGTTGTGTCTGACTTGTGTCGTATAAATAACCCGTTGTTGAATGTGTCCAGGTGTCTGAAGCCGTACCGTCTGGCCTGCTACGTCTGCTCGGTGGGGATGGAGGGGCTGTGCTGCCTGTTCGCGCCGCTGCTCCGCTCCTTCCCGCTGCTCGTACCCTTCGCCGTCCTGTACGGCTACTTCGACGGCGCCTACGTGGCCCTGATCCCGGTGGTGACGTCGGACGTGGTGGGGGCGCCGTACCTGTCGTCTGCGCTGGGCGTGGTCTACTTCCTGCACGCCATCCCCTACCTGCTCAGCCCCCCCATCGGAGGTGAGCACACACCTCCATCATTTAGgaccaaaaaacacaacacaaacacaaaaaggacTCTAGCCTGAGAGGTGTGCACATATTTCTGCACCTTTCTGGGCCATTTTGCACCTCGCTGCACCTTATTTGCACATTATTACACTCGACTGGGATTTGCAGAAAACTGCACTTTACATTTTCtctgcacatgtttttttttctaagggtgttttttctaaatgtctgtgtattatACATGCGCTTTTAAGCCGAGAGAAAATTtcgttatgttctcataatgacagtaaagactcaagctgcagccaaacattGAACCGTTGTTGTATATaggctgattttatttattttattatatttttctctCTATCCATAGTGTATTCTGTCTTTACGTTTGGTTCATATAAATTTTTTGAaatttttagaaagaaaagttttttcgttttttttttcggtaACCCTAACCAAGAAGTTATCAAAagacaatttaatttaaaataaatacattaaataaataaatgtatctgATCTGATATCacctgaaatatattttttaattatttaaataattgtgACTATAATAAGCAACAGTTAATCACTGGAATTTTCTGgtgactgaataaaaatggcaaataaTGGCCCAAAATCttgaaataattttaaatatttatattatatttagatattttatttttattttccatgaaataattaaaaaggaaaacctgATTAAAATTAATCTTGAATAcagttattcattattttttaatattataattatgaAACTAAGAAATCACTTTAAATAACCTAAAtggttttttttaaactaattcgAAATATTTCTCCAGTATTTTCTAActtaattaaaaattattttaaataagaaataCTCAACATCAAATTAATTACAACAGTAATTAAGGAGACTTAaaatttttggtttttaaaaataattttctacaataaaaaaattaaaaggaattACACCAGCAgttaagatttgtttttttctgtaataaaataaaatgtaaatcacTTTAAAAGTCATTTCGGGTTAAAAGCTGAGGTCGTGTGGATGTTTTTAGacttaataaatattttagatGCCGATCTTCTTCGTCTCTTCCTTCAGGGTGGCTGGTCGATGTCACAGGAAGTTACACCGCCACCTTCTTCCTCAGTGGCGCCGCCCTGCTGGCCAGCGCCGTCGTCCTCGCCGCCGTCACTGGGATTCGCCACGTCCACCACCGGCTCACCGTCGCTAGGGGCAACCACCCCGTCTGACCACGGGGGTGGTGGATTTGGAGGAAGAAATGGGATCCGTCGAAGGGGAAAGCGATCAAACATGGTTTAGAGTCCAGAGACAAACGCTTTGAACCCGGTGACGAGCATCGACGGTTTTTATCTGAACTCTGGACGGACTAAAGCCACAGCAGGAGCCGCCTGTACCGAATAAACTGGAcacctttttacctttttactaGCTGCTACTTGTTTGAACAGAATCTATATATTTGTACGTATTTgtgatttcatttgtttctggtGCAGAACGTGTTTTATTGACCCAGCATCGACCCCAGTGTCACCAGTCTGGGAGAGTTCGTGGTTAACGATGCGGCTCTGAACGCGTCATGATGCTAACGTCGGTGCTAACGTCGATGCTAACGTCGATGCTTCGGCTCCCAGGAGAGAAGCCGACCAGGTGCTTTCCGACGATCGTTTCCGGTTCGAGTCGATCGTCGATCaggatttttactttttccgGTAGAAAGTCGGAGGAAAACTTTCAGGCTTTAactcaggaagaagaagaagaagctgcagatgtTGTTGATCATTTACAGCGACGGAAGTAAACGTTTGATGTTTGTCTTAAACATTTCTCATcaataaaagaaacttttttttttccaaatctgtgttcatttcctgtaggttttaaaataaaagttcttaaggggatttattttaatttatttttaatgtcctgctctaaatctccATGAAGGTTCAGATTTAGTTTCTAAAAACTCAGAGATGTTGTTGCTACtgggtttcatttcattcattcagtgcaATTACTGAACTGCAGCTTGttctaaaatatgtttcatCTCCTCAGATCATCTCAGTTTATCTCCAGTGTTTATCAGGTTCTACATCAACTCCTCCAGAGCTCCAAACATTTTATTACACGTTCAAGACTTTCTTCAAATAGACAAATAGAAAAACGACAAGAAGGAAGTTCTGAGCGAATCAGAATAATTTCTttttagaaataattaaatatttaaatgagattaaatatgtttataataaaaataaattgctaaaagtttttaaaaaaagaattacttaAAACTCAAATCACAAAAtgtattgaaagaaagaaatcccaATAATGTGATGCCCAGAAATAAGAACATTTgaaatcacttaaaaaaaaacatcaggttaaaaataatatttaataaaagaaaaatccttcagttataaacaaaaataataaaaacgtgttaaaaaaatcagtcaaataattaaaaaataataataaaaaaaatacaaaaacctaataaatgtgattaaaatggtCTGTTAATAAAGAAATCCTTATGTAATGCccgaaaataataaaacttaaaaaatatttgaaaacgcttcaaatattaaaaaaaagaattacatttaaaaaagaaaaacctaacatattttattaaaaatgattttgtctagagaaactattttaaaatcaaaacatttaataatgaattcattttgtaaaataattgAACTTAATgcctttaaaataaagtttaagctacttttaaaataacacctcCCAAATGTTAAACGCCTCCTTCCTGTTGGTCTGATACTAAAACAGGATTCAGATTGGAATTTATtgacta
This window of the Mugil cephalus isolate CIBA_MC_2020 chromosome 16, CIBA_Mcephalus_1.1, whole genome shotgun sequence genome carries:
- the LOC125022960 gene encoding monocarboxylate transporter 12-B-like codes for the protein MAAGKRQGAGPGPGPGPPDGGWGWVIVGCCFMVTVCTRAVTRCISIFFVEFQTHFEADYAATAWIHSLVDCTTMLCAPVGSLVGNRWSCRVAVMLGGLLSSCGLLISSFATSLEMLYISMGGLTGLGFALCYTPAIALVGCYFRRRKALAYGIAMSGSGIGTFVLAPAVTLLIERYSWRGALLVLSAFVANLCVCGALLRPITSQEDEEEEDEEDEGSKEEKQPCDVSSQDTELALKLSKESKESEESKDGLLSSAKSSLPLVSQVVPGKADGVLRRWSFSSCFLSSREYRFLLMPDFLGLAVSFLFLASGCSLPFVYLVPYALSVGVHHQQAAFLMSILGVIDIVGNITFGWLTDRRCLKPYRLACYVCSVGMEGLCCLFAPLLRSFPLLVPFAVLYGYFDGAYVALIPVVTSDVVGAPYLSSALGVVYFLHAIPYLLSPPIGGWLVDVTGSYTATFFLSGAALLASAVVLAAVTGIRHVHHRLTVARGNHPV